In Cupriavidus taiwanensis, the following are encoded in one genomic region:
- a CDS encoding LysR family transcriptional regulator yields MDDLYHHLLRKLRLRHFELLGHLGEVGTVHAAAKRMHLTQPAVSRMIQEIEEIFGGPLFDRTARGISPNHIGLALMRRCGMLVAELAAAQQEATVMRAGASGLLRIGTFSGSTSLPQGVVELRRRMPNVFVQIREGQVSQLIADLLQGEIDCIVGALAPDELNNERLDQLRVEVLAEDRMCVVASRTHPLARRKKINWTQLAGQQWILPPRGSLLRRAVIAACLTEGITPPQPCIECLSPLTVLTLIRMDPRCIGPMRVQQAEEEVRINRSLVILDVQRCAAIPPLTMITRAATGMRELVTALKSCLVDSVGGNATKPTISG; encoded by the coding sequence ATGGACGACCTCTACCACCACCTGCTGCGCAAGCTGCGGCTGCGGCATTTCGAGCTGCTGGGCCACTTGGGGGAAGTGGGTACCGTGCACGCGGCCGCCAAGCGCATGCACCTTACCCAGCCAGCCGTGTCGCGCATGATCCAGGAGATCGAGGAGATCTTTGGCGGCCCCCTGTTCGACCGCACCGCGCGCGGGATTTCTCCCAACCACATCGGACTCGCGTTGATGCGTCGGTGCGGCATGCTGGTGGCGGAACTGGCGGCTGCCCAGCAGGAAGCCACCGTGATGCGTGCGGGCGCAAGCGGGCTGCTGCGCATTGGCACCTTTTCCGGCTCGACCTCGTTGCCGCAGGGGGTGGTCGAGCTGCGACGGCGCATGCCGAACGTGTTCGTGCAGATCCGCGAAGGGCAGGTGAGCCAGCTTATCGCCGACCTGCTGCAGGGCGAGATTGACTGCATCGTCGGTGCGCTGGCGCCCGATGAACTCAACAACGAGCGGCTGGACCAGCTGCGTGTCGAGGTGCTGGCCGAAGACCGCATGTGCGTGGTCGCGTCTCGAACCCATCCGCTGGCCAGGCGGAAAAAAATCAACTGGACTCAGCTTGCCGGGCAGCAATGGATCCTGCCACCCCGCGGCTCTCTGCTGCGCCGTGCCGTCATCGCCGCCTGCCTGACCGAGGGCATCACACCGCCGCAACCGTGCATCGAATGCCTGTCACCCCTCACGGTGCTGACGCTCATCCGCATGGATCCGCGCTGCATCGGGCCGATGCGCGTGCAGCAGGCAGAGGAGGAGGTCAGGATCAACAGGAGTCTGGTCATCCTGGATGTGCAACGCTGCGCCGCAATCCCCCCTCTGACCATGATCACGCGAGCTGCAACCGGTATGCGCGAGCTCGTCACAGCGCTAAAGAGTTGCCTCGTCGATTCAGTCGGCGGCAACGCAACGAAGCCGACCATTTCAGGGTAA
- a CDS encoding alkyl sulfatase dimerization domain-containing protein: protein MSDSTVARYMGAARDRISTPRGSIVAREMVEGISNTFAVEPRLIEVTKGVYCYAGGSISIRTMIDAPEGLVIFDTGDDIEDGERALAAFRTLSDKPVRAIIYSHNHYAHGTVPFLAGQDDVTIIGHALVNEHFKELATGFATGGDFPEAMPALTARFLAQFGSVLPESGPDSGFAGTIPMGKRRGTVPANRLVTDGEVLEVAGLRMQFFTEHFSDSEDTLTAWVPELGLVLNNFLWPSLFNFYTLRGDVWRNPASWRDGLRVIRDLAPAHLVNTHALPISGAESVREALDGYIGAISFLIDQTLRGINRGMGPAELREFVRLPKALAQCPHNGETYSEFSFFPPHLYHHVFGWFDGNAAHIHRLPPAEEARRIIAGFGGADAVAAQCRAAAEAGEALWALQLADYLLCAQPADAARRQLKADALREMAYRSPGTIARHFCLTEALALEGKVRRPIAVLPTVDDIVAADPARYVSFQRIRLDPDKACNAQMTLRLHIEDRARWFALAIRHGVAEFLADAAAERVPAHAELRLSHRTWAEFYVGKTTLAQALDSGAASTGDRAAVEAFFACFDAPVLDSE from the coding sequence TTGAGCGACAGCACCGTTGCGCGCTACATGGGCGCCGCACGCGACAGGATTTCCACACCACGTGGCAGTATCGTCGCCCGTGAGATGGTGGAGGGCATCAGCAACACGTTCGCGGTCGAGCCTCGCCTGATCGAGGTCACGAAGGGCGTGTATTGCTACGCCGGGGGCAGTATCTCTATCCGCACGATGATCGATGCACCGGAAGGCCTCGTCATCTTCGATACCGGCGACGACATCGAGGATGGCGAGCGGGCATTGGCGGCTTTCCGCACGCTCAGCGACAAGCCGGTGCGGGCGATCATTTACAGCCACAATCACTATGCGCACGGCACCGTCCCCTTCCTGGCAGGCCAGGACGACGTCACGATCATTGGTCATGCGCTGGTCAACGAGCATTTCAAGGAACTGGCCACGGGCTTTGCGACCGGAGGCGATTTTCCCGAGGCCATGCCTGCGCTTACCGCGCGCTTCCTTGCCCAGTTTGGCTCCGTGCTGCCGGAGAGCGGGCCGGATTCCGGCTTCGCGGGAACGATTCCCATGGGCAAGAGACGCGGAACGGTTCCGGCGAACCGGCTGGTGACGGATGGCGAAGTACTGGAGGTGGCCGGATTGCGGATGCAGTTCTTCACGGAGCATTTCTCGGACTCCGAAGACACGCTGACGGCATGGGTTCCCGAGTTGGGCCTGGTACTGAACAACTTCCTCTGGCCATCGCTGTTCAACTTCTACACATTGCGCGGCGACGTGTGGCGCAATCCAGCATCATGGCGCGATGGCCTGCGCGTCATTCGCGACCTGGCGCCGGCCCACCTTGTCAACACGCATGCCTTGCCGATCAGCGGCGCGGAATCCGTGCGTGAGGCGCTCGACGGCTATATCGGCGCAATCAGCTTCCTGATCGACCAGACGCTGCGCGGCATCAACCGTGGCATGGGGCCGGCCGAGTTGCGCGAGTTCGTCCGCCTGCCCAAGGCGCTGGCGCAGTGTCCCCACAACGGGGAAACCTACAGCGAGTTCAGCTTCTTCCCGCCTCACCTTTACCACCATGTGTTCGGCTGGTTCGACGGCAATGCGGCGCACATTCACCGCCTGCCGCCGGCCGAGGAAGCGCGGCGCATCATTGCCGGCTTTGGCGGCGCAGATGCCGTAGCCGCTCAATGCCGCGCCGCGGCGGAAGCCGGCGAAGCGCTGTGGGCGTTGCAACTGGCCGACTACCTGTTGTGCGCGCAGCCGGCGGACGCTGCGAGGCGCCAGCTGAAGGCCGACGCGCTGCGCGAGATGGCCTACCGTTCGCCGGGCACGATCGCCCGGCACTTCTGCCTGACCGAAGCGTTGGCTCTGGAAGGGAAGGTCAGGCGACCCATCGCTGTGTTGCCGACTGTGGATGACATCGTTGCCGCCGATCCTGCCCGCTACGTTTCATTTCAGCGCATACGGCTGGACCCGGACAAGGCTTGCAATGCGCAGATGACGCTGCGCCTGCATATCGAGGACCGCGCACGCTGGTTCGCACTCGCCATCCGCCACGGGGTAGCGGAATTCCTTGCCGACGCGGCAGCGGAACGGGTGCCGGCGCATGCGGAACTCAGGCTCTCGCACCGGACCTGGGCCGAGTTCTATGTCGGCAAGACGACCCTGGCCCAGGCACTGGACAGCGGCGCTGCCAGTACCGGTGACCGCGCCGCGGTGGAGGCATTCTTTGCCTGCTTCGACGCGCCGGTTCTTGATAGTGAATGA
- a CDS encoding DUF1254 domain-containing protein — MNSRIARLLGIVVITGLTAMAPLPSTAATRDFPDELLTTAGTPEVIAKGQEADGYALAVSAYTWGYPLVRMERVMREYVDVPSPKPPTSYRAPLNEMGWATKLANPDAKDMPTANNDTYYMSAVLNLTEPYVLTVPDTRDRYYVVDLFNMWQELEHYVGRRVTGTKAGKFLIAPPGWKGKVPAGMKRLDISTNKVWLWGRLQVKQGEDTAPVLALQKQFSVKPLSGKTSNITALPPLPDIGNDEFGFFKHLAFALQSTSVKPADEALFAQYERIGLTKKGFDPSKLSEATRKGMSRGLKDGPAVAAASMVGSSSVRNGWSWVTGLDSFGYDYPLRALVSGPYLGGQGEREAMYPLRYTDSEGKPLSGANRYVVKLDSAPPVDAFWSLTMYNADDKMLVPNELNRYKVGSDTQGLKVASDGSITIPIQANKPEGENAANWLPAPKGGFYVILRMYQPKQEVLDNKWKLPQLTRVP, encoded by the coding sequence ATGAATAGTCGAATCGCACGCCTGCTAGGTATCGTCGTGATAACCGGTCTAACGGCAATGGCTCCCTTGCCGTCCACCGCCGCCACGCGAGACTTTCCCGACGAATTGCTGACCACGGCGGGCACACCAGAGGTAATCGCGAAGGGCCAGGAAGCTGATGGCTATGCCTTGGCCGTCTCGGCGTATACATGGGGCTACCCGCTGGTCCGCATGGAGCGGGTGATGCGCGAGTACGTCGATGTTCCGTCGCCGAAGCCGCCAACCAGCTACCGCGCGCCGCTCAACGAGATGGGCTGGGCGACCAAGTTGGCGAATCCCGACGCCAAGGATATGCCAACGGCGAACAACGACACCTACTACATGAGCGCGGTTTTAAACCTGACCGAGCCGTATGTGCTGACAGTGCCCGATACACGTGACCGCTACTACGTCGTTGATCTGTTCAACATGTGGCAGGAGCTGGAGCACTACGTGGGCCGCCGCGTGACCGGCACCAAAGCCGGCAAGTTCCTGATCGCTCCGCCGGGCTGGAAGGGCAAGGTCCCGGCGGGGATGAAGCGACTCGATATCAGCACCAACAAAGTCTGGCTGTGGGGGCGACTTCAGGTCAAACAGGGGGAAGATACGGCGCCGGTGCTCGCCCTGCAGAAGCAGTTCAGTGTCAAGCCCTTGAGCGGCAAGACCAGCAACATCACCGCTTTACCCCCGCTGCCCGATATCGGCAACGATGAATTCGGTTTCTTCAAGCACCTTGCCTTCGCATTGCAATCCACCAGCGTGAAGCCAGCGGACGAGGCGCTGTTCGCGCAATACGAGCGCATCGGCCTCACAAAGAAGGGATTTGACCCAAGCAAGCTCAGCGAAGCCACACGCAAGGGCATGTCACGCGGGTTGAAGGACGGTCCGGCCGTCGCAGCGGCATCCATGGTCGGCTCCTCCAGTGTGCGCAACGGTTGGAGCTGGGTGACAGGCCTTGACAGTTTCGGCTACGACTATCCCCTGAGAGCCCTGGTATCCGGCCCGTACTTGGGCGGACAGGGCGAGCGCGAGGCAATGTACCCGCTTCGATACACCGACAGCGAGGGCAAGCCACTGAGCGGCGCCAATCGCTATGTGGTGAAGCTCGATTCGGCGCCGCCCGTGGATGCCTTCTGGTCCCTGACGATGTACAACGCCGACGACAAGATGCTCGTACCTAACGAACTGAACCGCTACAAGGTCGGTTCGGATACGCAAGGGCTGAAGGTGGCGTCGGATGGTTCCATCACGATTCCAATCCAGGCGAACAAGCCCGAGGGCGAAAATGCCGCCAACTGGCTGCCGGCGCCGAAGGGCGGGTTTTACGTGATCCTCCGGATGTACCAGCCGAAGCAGGAAGTCCTGGATAACAAGTGGAAGTTGCCTCAATTGACCAGGGTTCCCTAG
- a CDS encoding GMC family oxidoreductase, whose protein sequence is MKATQTTADYVVVGAGSAGCALAAGLARSGRYSVTLLEAGTDSRQVWIRVPAGVAYLIRDERVVRRFFTQPEAQLNHREIYWPRGRVLGGSSAVNGMIWVHGDPQEYNRWRDEHGLAGWDSDGFKPYLKRAECYPPGDPEVRGHAGPVRVSEYGPRQPLMDGFVQACVQAGIPANPDYNGASYEGVGYLQLNTRRGLRVSARDAYLKSLPARSTLRVQTGAMAQRILFDGTRACGVEYRVDGELRQVLAAKEVILSAGALQSPQLLELSGIGDAERLRGFGIDVRHHAPAVGEGLRDHLHVRLTFESRDAVTLNQIMPNLWRKAQMAARLAVHGNGLMSSGSAIAHALVRTAPHLRQADAKLQLHYLSSADARTAGKLVLDEFSGFSIGTFALTPKSQGSVHIVSPDPAQAPAMNANYLQHPDDVASMLGALRLARKVSRQPALARFVVRETRPGPAGNSDEALLDYARAVGQTSYHPIGSCRMGSDAGSVVDERLRVRGVSCLRVADASIMPTMPSANTNAPSIAIGEKAVDLILEDASR, encoded by the coding sequence ATGAAAGCGACGCAGACAACAGCGGACTATGTCGTGGTCGGGGCGGGGTCGGCCGGGTGCGCCCTGGCCGCGGGCCTGGCACGCTCTGGCCGGTACAGCGTGACACTACTCGAGGCAGGCACGGACTCGCGCCAGGTGTGGATCCGGGTACCGGCCGGCGTCGCGTACCTGATCCGCGATGAGCGGGTCGTCCGGCGCTTCTTCACGCAGCCCGAAGCGCAGTTGAACCACCGGGAAATCTATTGGCCGCGCGGCCGCGTGCTCGGTGGCTCATCGGCGGTCAACGGCATGATCTGGGTCCATGGCGACCCACAGGAATACAACCGCTGGCGCGACGAGCATGGACTGGCCGGCTGGGACAGTGACGGGTTCAAGCCCTACCTGAAGCGGGCCGAGTGCTACCCGCCGGGCGACCCGGAAGTACGCGGGCACGCAGGCCCGGTACGGGTGAGCGAGTACGGTCCGCGTCAGCCGCTGATGGATGGCTTTGTGCAGGCTTGCGTGCAGGCCGGCATACCAGCCAATCCGGATTACAACGGCGCCAGCTATGAAGGGGTCGGTTACCTCCAGCTCAACACCCGGCGTGGCCTGCGTGTCAGTGCACGGGATGCGTACCTGAAGTCGCTGCCTGCGCGCAGCACGCTGCGCGTGCAGACGGGCGCCATGGCGCAACGCATCCTGTTCGATGGCACGCGTGCGTGCGGTGTCGAATACCGGGTCGACGGTGAACTGCGCCAGGTCCTCGCCGCCAAGGAGGTCATCCTCTCGGCCGGCGCACTGCAGTCCCCGCAACTGCTGGAACTTTCCGGGATTGGCGATGCGGAACGCCTGCGTGGCTTCGGTATCGACGTGCGGCATCACGCACCGGCCGTTGGCGAAGGCCTGCGCGACCATCTGCACGTGCGCCTGACCTTTGAATCCCGCGACGCCGTGACGCTGAATCAGATCATGCCGAACCTGTGGCGCAAGGCGCAGATGGCCGCACGCCTGGCCGTGCATGGCAACGGCCTCATGAGCAGCGGCAGCGCGATCGCCCATGCCCTGGTGCGCACCGCGCCGCACTTGAGGCAGGCGGACGCAAAGCTGCAGCTGCATTACCTCTCGAGCGCCGATGCGCGCACGGCCGGCAAGCTGGTCCTCGACGAGTTCTCGGGTTTCTCCATCGGCACCTTTGCGCTCACGCCGAAGTCGCAGGGGTCGGTGCACATCGTATCGCCGGATCCGGCGCAGGCACCCGCGATGAACGCCAACTACCTGCAACACCCCGATGACGTCGCATCCATGCTGGGCGCGTTGCGGCTGGCGCGCAAGGTATCCCGGCAGCCGGCCCTGGCGCGTTTCGTGGTGCGGGAAACCCGGCCCGGTCCTGCCGGAAACTCTGACGAGGCGCTGCTGGACTATGCGCGCGCCGTTGGACAGACCTCTTACCACCCTATCGGCTCCTGCCGCATGGGCAGCGATGCGGGGTCGGTGGTGGACGAGCGCCTGCGCGTGCGCGGCGTGTCGTGCCTGCGCGTCGCCGATGCCTCCATCATGCCGACGATGCCTTCCGCCAACACCAACGCCCCCTCGATTGCCATCGGTGAAAAGGCAGTCGACCTGATCCTTGAAGACGCCAGCCGCTGA
- a CDS encoding alkyl sulfatase dimerization domain-containing protein, translating into MIDATSKRNQRLNRMTKFRSIYMGAPADIARGVRGEVANAALISHSRQFARALHRVTDRVHCHVGSCLGNSTMVLGRTGNIVIDTGDCVEQSAMQQQDFRAVSDRPVSALIYTHSHYAMGSRTYVPQEREGQVPVWAHKDMMRTLARTLSDVQAALTRRASIQFGLYLPDQGEDAMPSHGIGPFLFELDKYQPTTGFVRPTNLVGDGDEAEIDGVRFQFFDAPGDTYDSLLIWLPEEGIAVNNVAWPALFNIYTLRGETFRNPADLLRGLDQLLAMRPRHLVGVHGLPINGEKEIRRCVTDYRDAIQYLYDQTVRGINLGMSADELVDYVRLPEALAQSRLTREFYGEASFHVRQIYNGLMGWFGNDTVELHRVPSDDRAVRMVALAGGPQCMQASVEQALERQEYAWAAELAGYLVRAYPECAHYRQLKARGLRAMGQATSAANSRAWYLTQARELEGSADTSRIPVNFVNAALVAQFPPQTYVNALRFRLDPALSGAGASSVDLRFTDVGFACRLLLRNGVVVLAPVDDASPDAGIDMSFSLWASLVGGEATAHEAAGSEAVRLTGDARLGRAVLDAAQGK; encoded by the coding sequence ATGATTGATGCCACCAGCAAACGAAATCAAAGGCTGAATCGGATGACTAAGTTCCGCTCCATTTACATGGGCGCGCCTGCCGACATCGCGCGCGGCGTCCGCGGCGAGGTCGCCAATGCCGCGCTGATCTCCCACTCGCGTCAGTTCGCGCGCGCTCTGCATCGCGTGACCGATCGGGTCCATTGCCATGTTGGCAGTTGCCTCGGCAATTCCACCATGGTGCTGGGCCGCACCGGGAACATCGTGATCGATACGGGTGACTGCGTCGAGCAGTCGGCCATGCAACAGCAGGATTTCCGCGCTGTCAGCGACCGGCCCGTCAGTGCGCTGATCTATACCCACAGTCACTATGCGATGGGATCGCGCACCTACGTGCCGCAGGAGCGCGAGGGACAGGTCCCGGTCTGGGCGCATAAGGACATGATGCGCACGCTGGCGCGTACGCTGAGCGACGTACAGGCGGCGCTGACACGGCGTGCCAGTATCCAGTTCGGCCTCTACCTGCCCGACCAGGGCGAGGACGCGATGCCGAGCCACGGTATCGGGCCGTTCCTGTTCGAACTCGACAAGTATCAGCCAACCACCGGCTTTGTCCGCCCCACGAACCTGGTCGGCGACGGCGACGAAGCCGAAATCGACGGCGTTCGCTTCCAGTTCTTCGACGCTCCCGGCGACACGTATGACAGCCTGCTGATCTGGCTTCCTGAAGAGGGCATAGCGGTCAATAACGTCGCATGGCCGGCGCTGTTCAACATCTATACCCTGCGTGGGGAGACTTTCCGCAATCCAGCGGATCTGCTGCGCGGCCTGGACCAGTTGCTCGCAATGCGGCCCAGGCATCTGGTGGGCGTGCATGGCCTGCCCATCAACGGGGAGAAAGAGATCCGCCGTTGCGTCACGGACTATCGCGACGCCATCCAGTACCTCTACGACCAGACGGTGCGCGGCATCAATCTGGGCATGTCGGCGGACGAGCTGGTGGATTACGTCCGGCTTCCCGAGGCGTTGGCGCAGAGCCGGCTGACGCGCGAATTTTACGGCGAGGCCTCGTTCCATGTGCGCCAGATCTACAACGGCCTGATGGGGTGGTTCGGCAACGATACGGTCGAACTGCACCGCGTGCCGTCGGACGATAGGGCGGTGCGGATGGTGGCGTTGGCCGGAGGGCCGCAATGCATGCAAGCCAGTGTCGAGCAGGCGCTGGAGCGGCAGGAATACGCCTGGGCGGCAGAACTGGCAGGCTATCTGGTGCGTGCTTATCCCGAATGCGCACACTACCGCCAGCTCAAGGCCAGGGGGCTGCGGGCGATGGGGCAGGCCACGTCAGCGGCGAACTCCAGGGCCTGGTATCTGACACAGGCGCGTGAGCTTGAAGGTAGCGCCGACACAAGCCGGATTCCGGTCAACTTCGTCAACGCGGCCCTGGTGGCGCAATTTCCGCCACAGACCTATGTCAACGCGCTGCGCTTCCGGCTCGATCCGGCGCTGAGCGGCGCGGGCGCATCTAGTGTGGACCTGCGCTTCACCGATGTCGGCTTCGCCTGTCGCCTGCTGCTGCGCAATGGCGTCGTAGTGCTGGCACCGGTCGATGATGCATCGCCTGATGCCGGGATCGATATGTCGTTTTCCTTGTGGGCAAGCCTGGTGGGCGGCGAAGCCACGGCGCACGAGGCCGCCGGAAGCGAGGCCGTTCGGCTGACCGGTGACGCGAGGCTAGGCCGGGCAGTCCTCGACGCGGCACAAGGCAAGTGA
- a CDS encoding thiamine pyrophosphate-dependent enzyme gives MTLNTQEACEIIRDARSEAIVVSTMSAMTCMDQIDPDYALGLSSVPLMGGAAGLALGLSLALPQRKVIVLDGDASLLMELGVLATVAGARPANLYHFVFANGVQFNGGANLPVAGSAPVDFCAMAKAAGYASATRFDRAETLREGIASCLALPAPALIELAIAPTAPRFGPDLLQPEQPDARFARMGMEARRLMRNLGTSA, from the coding sequence ATGACGCTGAATACACAAGAAGCCTGCGAGATCATTCGCGACGCGCGGTCAGAAGCCATCGTGGTCAGCACGATGTCCGCCATGACCTGCATGGATCAGATCGATCCTGACTATGCGCTGGGCCTGTCCTCCGTGCCGTTGATGGGCGGAGCAGCCGGCCTCGCGTTGGGACTGTCCCTCGCGTTGCCGCAACGCAAGGTTATCGTGCTGGACGGCGATGCCAGCCTCTTGATGGAGCTTGGCGTGCTGGCGACGGTCGCGGGCGCACGCCCGGCGAATCTCTACCACTTCGTGTTTGCCAATGGGGTTCAGTTCAACGGCGGCGCCAACCTGCCGGTCGCGGGTTCGGCGCCGGTCGACTTCTGTGCCATGGCAAAAGCCGCAGGCTATGCCAGCGCGACCCGTTTTGACCGGGCCGAGACCTTGCGGGAAGGCATTGCTTCCTGCCTGGCCCTGCCAGCTCCGGCACTCATCGAGCTGGCCATTGCACCGACGGCGCCGCGCTTCGGCCCGGATCTGCTGCAGCCGGAACAGCCGGACGCTCGCTTCGCGCGCATGGGCATGGAGGCGCGGCGCCTGATGCGTAACCTGGGAACCTCCGCATGA
- a CDS encoding thiamine pyrophosphate-binding protein — protein sequence MTAIPSSVAASAIVDRLDVCGVHHIVTVPDFVQLSVHALLDRRPEFKVIHCSDENQAIHVAGGLHIGGKRAAVLIQNQGLLNCINSLRAVGLDAGLPMLLLVGQFGREFDNVGRNPVESRRRVVNLVEPMLDVMGIAHWRLDGPRDIGCIEEATRSSAARQMPAAVLVGHYTGWN from the coding sequence ATGACAGCCATACCTTCATCAGTTGCCGCCAGTGCCATCGTCGACCGGCTCGACGTCTGCGGCGTGCACCACATCGTCACCGTGCCTGACTTCGTACAGCTCTCGGTCCACGCCCTGCTCGACCGTCGGCCGGAGTTCAAAGTCATTCATTGCTCGGATGAGAACCAGGCCATCCATGTGGCTGGCGGTTTGCATATCGGTGGCAAGCGGGCGGCCGTATTGATTCAAAACCAGGGCCTGCTCAACTGCATCAACAGCTTGCGCGCCGTCGGCCTGGACGCTGGCCTGCCGATGCTGCTGCTGGTCGGCCAGTTCGGGCGCGAGTTCGACAACGTCGGACGCAACCCGGTCGAGTCACGTCGGCGCGTGGTGAACCTCGTAGAACCGATGCTGGACGTGATGGGCATTGCGCACTGGCGCCTGGATGGACCGCGCGACATCGGCTGTATCGAGGAAGCAACGCGCAGCAGCGCTGCGCGCCAGATGCCCGCTGCTGTGCTGGTGGGTCACTACACCGGATGGAACTGA
- a CDS encoding tripartite tricarboxylate transporter substrate-binding protein translates to MKKHVARLISLAALCCVSLSPAAHAEPGFPAHPIKLVVPASPGGEPDILARLVARHMSADLRQPIVVENKVGASGLIGVASVASAKADGYTIGIVYQAVLALSPHLIARKLFDPLTDIAPIGLISVSGNALMVPANSPITSYADLVARARSSPGKLSFGSWGEGSAGHISGEVMKKAAGVDIVHIPYKGSNESVLAMLGGEIDAVFGGWGLTSTQVNAGKVRVLAVTSPQRSPMLPTVPTFRELGIPFGLNSWYGLVAPSGVAPDTMKRLEESLRKAVGQPEIANRLRNMGMQPQSSTSAELRDRIRSDYDIWGKKIAETGVQKR, encoded by the coding sequence ATGAAAAAGCACGTTGCCCGTTTGATCTCCCTTGCGGCGCTTTGCTGCGTCTCCCTGAGTCCCGCGGCACACGCGGAACCTGGTTTTCCCGCCCATCCCATCAAGCTCGTGGTACCCGCCAGCCCCGGCGGCGAGCCTGACATCCTGGCGCGCCTCGTGGCCCGCCACATGAGCGCGGACCTGCGCCAGCCGATCGTCGTCGAGAACAAGGTCGGCGCCAGTGGATTGATCGGCGTGGCCTCTGTCGCAAGCGCCAAAGCTGACGGCTACACCATCGGCATCGTCTACCAGGCAGTGCTCGCCCTGTCGCCTCACCTCATCGCCAGGAAGCTCTTTGATCCGCTGACCGACATCGCTCCGATCGGTCTGATTTCTGTTTCAGGGAATGCGCTGATGGTACCGGCAAATTCGCCGATCACCTCATACGCCGACCTGGTCGCCCGCGCCAGATCCAGTCCGGGCAAGCTTAGCTTTGGCTCATGGGGCGAAGGCAGCGCAGGCCATATCAGCGGCGAGGTCATGAAGAAGGCCGCCGGTGTCGATATCGTGCACATCCCTTACAAGGGCTCCAACGAATCCGTGTTGGCCATGCTTGGTGGCGAAATCGACGCGGTCTTTGGCGGATGGGGCCTGACGTCGACCCAGGTCAACGCTGGTAAGGTGCGTGTTCTGGCCGTTACGTCGCCGCAGCGCTCTCCGATGCTCCCCACGGTGCCGACATTCAGAGAACTGGGGATTCCGTTCGGCCTCAACTCCTGGTACGGCTTGGTGGCGCCTTCGGGGGTCGCGCCAGACACCATGAAGCGGCTGGAGGAATCCTTGCGCAAAGCTGTCGGCCAGCCCGAGATCGCCAATCGGCTCCGCAACATGGGCATGCAGCCACAAAGCTCGACGTCGGCCGAGTTGCGCGACCGTATCCGCAGCGACTACGACATCTGGGGAAAGAAGATTGCCGAGACAGGCGTGCAGAAGCGCTGA